TTGACTGTGAAAAACAGAGGAGGCGTCATGAGGAAGCAGGAgaagcagaacattttaaatatcatatatatgtatattttattattattattatataatatttccaaagaggtaaaaaaaagaatgaaggcCGGAAACAGACTGCAGTTTGCTGTcacactgccccctgctgtttcCTCCAGTCAACTGACCCCGCGCTTCCCAACAGTAATAGTGTCATATTAATTCAATTTAACTTGGGGAAACATGAcaattttattgatttatttcgCCCTGGCAGCACATCACCCCAACCCTCATTCATCTTCACTGGCTCACAATTGTATCCTGCATCCAATACTCCTCCTCACTTATAAATCCCTCCATGCCCTCACCCCTCAGTACCTCTCAGACCTCCTACACCTTCAGCGTCACAGCCCCTGCCCTCTGGAACATGGTCTACCTCCTCTTAGAGCTCCATCCTTTGATACCTgtctcagttttgttttgttctttgtttggtCCCTCTGTCATGTAATGCGTCCTGGGTCCattgaaaggcgctatataaattaaatctatttttattgtTAATATAATTTAACATGCTTATTATGTTCGGTTTCTTTGTCCTGTCACATGTTTGGTACCTCTGAGGTCCGAACTGTACAATTTTCAAATAAATCTAATTGGTTAAGAATATTTGAAATTTGAGTGGTGATTTCTCATGAAGGAGTTACAGGTGGGTCCTGAGCAAGCAGCAATCTCCGGTGTTGAAAacgaagccgatgctgaagtgcaacatcctgcagttcctcgagtgtccactagaggctggctgcagaagcacaggaagtcacttacacacccattctaaaaagcctgtttttacagcagattaacatgtttacagcctggttaaaaaaaaacaaataggtctgattagctcacgTCTcaatcggcacacactgtactgtttATGAACTATATGAGTTATGCTAGTAAGCGTGGGGAAGAGCTGATAGACAGGTGGTCCATTAAtacttacagtctatggtcctgAGGCTGGACGAGTTGGGAATCACTGCTTTGCCTATTCTTTGAAGaggattttgaaaaaataaataatgaataaattacatttgcttatttatgtatttattggcCTTTCTTATTACACACTCCAGTCCAGTAGGTGGCGATGATGCCCTTTTAAGATGGTTGCCAACCGCCAGTAAAGGCAAACGAAGAAGAAGCCACGTTTCCACGCCCTTTCCGGTGACCTCACTGGTTGGATTGTTTGGAGCCGCGCGTCTTTCACAGTTGGCGGGTATCTGAGGGTTTGCAGGCTACTGTGAGGACGCTTTGAGACACTTGAACAACTCTTTGCACTGATTATTAATAAAAAGATGTCTGACTGGAACAGGGAGAAACGACGTGAAGCTCACAGCAGCGAACATGAAAGCAGGTGAGTCATGATTTCTCAGAGTTTCTGGGTCTTGTAAACGGCGTTCTAAAGAGTATTCATTGTGTCTTTGTCGGGTTTTGCTTAAACTGTAATGTGCAAAAACATCCTCTTCTGTTGTATATTCGGTGGTGGAGTAAGAGTGTCTGTTTTAATAACTTAAGTAACCGTTGTGATTGTTAAATTGGCAGTAAGAGCCAACAAGAGTCCCATTCTGCTCTCCTGTGTTAGCTTACGTTAGCTTAAGTCCCTTTTATATTCACCCATAACgtttaaaagttgtgttttcaaTGGCTGTCTGTAAAGTAGGTCACATAACGGTAGAACTTAGCATCGTTCAGTTGTAAGCTGTGTGAAAGAGAAAGGCGCTGAACTGAGCTAACCGCCAGAAAGAGCATCAACCACTCAGCTAGTCACCGGTTAGCGCGGTCACACTTTACACCGTAACACCCAGTTAGCCTGTGTCAGTCCAGAAAAAGATGCAACAAGTCAGCTAACGTTGCAGCAGCGGTCCTCTTCAAATAGCTGAATTGTAAGTTTATATAACGTTTTACAGTCTACTGAGTGTGAAGCTTTTAACTGAGGTAGCCAATGTGAACAATACACCCCAGGCTCTTGATGATGAGACTTTACTATCTGAACAacaggaaggggagggggagaatgGCGGGAATAAACCGGGTTTAGACCAAGTATTCTTAATGTTTAACATGTTAAAGTAATAGTTGTTGCATATTATGAACTTGCTTATATGCATATTTATCGGTGTGTCGGTTTAAAGAGTGACCGTGCTAATTGCTGACTTTTAGCCCTTTCGTCTGTCGTTGTGGCAACACTTGCTGAAAATTGTCCCATCCTTCCCCCTAAATCTGTGCCACCTTTCTTCTCCTACCTCTGTCTACACACTCTCCTTCATCTGTTCAGTATATCAACatgttatgtatttatttattgtttatttttgggcttttatgcctttatttagagacaggcagagtcagaaatcgagGAAAGAGCACACTTGGAGGATTAAAGCGTCCGTACATGGGGCTCGCACACTAACCACTTGGCTTCTGGCGCCCCAGCCTGTCATGTTAATCCAGGTTCATTCATAAACTGGAGGCTGTGTATAGACTAGTTCTACATTTGGTGCTCTTAGGTAATCTGTGAACACTCAGAGTTTGAGGTAAACAGAAGTAGAATCATTCAAAGTAGATCTGCTTGTGATAAAGgtgtgtaaaaaataaagtactGCTGCTTGTATATGATTATTTCAACCTGTTCTGTCTCTGCTATTAAGGAGTCATGGATCGTCTCGGTGGTCCCACTGTAGAAAGAGAGGGGTTGATGGTAGTCTGAGGACCAAGAGGGACCCAGAAGGCAGTGACAAAGCTCACAACAAGGAACGACATGACAACAGAAATGACAGGtgaatatacacacacacgtcacgTCCATGACTACACATGGTGACATGAAGTAACCGCGCTGTTTCTGCCATGGTCGTTCTCCAGTTTCAGGACTCCAGAGAGCGCCGGCCCCGTGTCTCGCTGTGGTCGGCGGTCAGACTGGGGCAGTCAGGTGGAGGACGACGAGATGAGGAGAGACGTACACAGAGACATGCAGCGGTAACTAGACTCTGCTTGTGATTTGCAGTTTTGTAATGTCTGGTCCAATGAAACGCTGCTCTTCACTCACTGGTCGTTGTTTTCAGTTACAGGAGGAGGATACTGGGAGGAGACgccactcagagagagagacgggccTCCTCCGGATCCTCTGGGAGGTACGCTACTGACCCTCATACTGGCTCTTAATACAGATCCACAAACAAACTGTAGATTGAAGTGCTTATTGTCTGTATCCTGTTCAGCTGTGACTCCAGAGAGGGAGACAGCATGGAGACCGATGAGGGAGTGTTGCTACGGCGACAGAAACAGATAAACTACGGCAAGAACACGCTGGCCTACGACCGATACGTCAAAGAAGTACCCAAGTAagttcacacactcacacgtttAACATAAGAGTAATGTTCTTACAAAGAtctggggtctcatttataaaagagtgcgtagaatccatactaaaaatgtacatgcgccaaaaaccaaaaaatgattcagatttataaaatcgttcgtacgcacacctgcacgcaatgttccctttataaatcacgatccacctggaaatgtgcacatgtagattagtcccatgttctgccctctacacgcccacaatcAACCATAGCAAATAACCaccaaagcagctcgtgaatgaaaatgcatacaaacgagggggcGGAGCAAAGGTTTCCAGTGCGGGATCCCGGAAGTTtagacagagaaacaaaactttctgatTCAGAAATggaggagtttgtgaatgaagtgaaggataaaatggacatatggATAGTTTACTGaagcaggaggatcacaaactgaagaaaaatgacAATGACACCaccgtcgctgctgcattcacgctgtcctcctagaaatgtgtgaagccaccaCCTTGTCTCTGTTCGTCTTGACAcagtcatctttattaaaactaaaaaccacacttgatgataaatgcacaatattgaaagatattaatgaaaactggtggctctatggtctttgtgttagtctaattattatgatttttttaagatttatttttggatttaatggagagataggacagtggatagagtcagaaatcagggagagggagagggagtggggaatgatatgcgggaaagaagccacaggtgggatgtcaACCCGgaccgcccgcttgagacgacagcctccatacatggggcgcgcgcactaatcactgcgccaccagcgccccatgttAGTCTTatttttaactctacatcactgattacattagtgtacagTCCGGTCCagcgagacggcgctgatgcaatatgtatgtagcggacttttatttatttattttttttgtttatattgtcATATTGAAAGTGACTTATTAGAAAGGGCTCACTACATGTGCGCTTACATGtgcgattatagcctaaataaaaccatgggtttgaatgattatgatgatgtaGATCTGTCAGTAAaatttgatatttagtgaaataaatgtGGAAGATACATCAATATGTATCTGCAGGCTTCTATTCACCACTTCACCGTCTGTGTCGCCAATTTACCCTGCCTCCAAAATGAACGTACGCCTGGGTCACAGTTTGCGTGGGAAAAAGCGTAGGCCAGTTTCAGCCCCCGTTCTGTGTGTACGCAACAGTTATAAGTGAGACCCCTGGTGGTTCTCAACTAGTTTGCCGCAAATGTGTGCGCAGAAAAGTGCTTTTAAAGCATGATTTATCCATCTTGTTGTTCTGCCTGAGGTTTAAAGTGCACCGTTACTAAGTTGTCTGTTATGAATCTAGATGAAAGCTGACCCCCTCTGTGTGgtttctctgtttctgcaggCACCTGCGTCAGGCCGGCGTTCACCCAAAGACCCCCAACAAGTTCAGGAAGTATAGCCGGCGCTCGTGGGACCAGCAGATCAAACTGTGGAAGGTGAAGCTGCACGCCTGGGACCCCCCCACAGAGGAGGGCGGTGACAAAAGCCTCCATAACATGTAAGGAAGACAAAGGGGTTTTATCAGGAGGATCACAGAACACGTCTGTGCAGCGTTTCATCAGGTGTGTGTCATGTTCACGTGTTGTTTGTcgtgtgtttctgcagaaacGAGCTGGGTCTTGATGATGTCATGGACATCGAGCTGGACTTCCCCTCCCTGTCAGACTCCCAGGATGCCCCAGCTCCTCTCAGCACTCACAGCCT
This is a stretch of genomic DNA from Labrus bergylta chromosome 9, fLabBer1.1, whole genome shotgun sequence. It encodes these proteins:
- the slbp gene encoding histone RNA hairpin-binding protein isoform X2, coding for MSDWNREKRREAHSSEHESRSHGSSRWSHCRKRGVDGSLRTKRDPEGSDKAHNKERHDNRNDSFRTPESAGPVSRCGRRSDWGSQVEDDEMRRDVHRDMQRRRILGGDATQRERRASSGSSGSCDSREGDSMETDEGVLLRRQKQINYGKNTLAYDRYVKEVPKHLRQAGVHPKTPNKFRKYSRRSWDQQIKLWKVKLHAWDPPTEEGGDKSLHNINELGLDDVMDIELDFPSLSDSQDAPAPLSTHSLSLEDEDCMGTPVKVQRTDSTAEPGI
- the slbp gene encoding histone RNA hairpin-binding protein isoform X1 — translated: MSDWNREKRREAHSSEHESRSHGSSRWSHCRKRGVDGSLRTKRDPEGSDKAHNKERHDNRNDSFRTPESAGPVSRCGRRSDWGSQVEDDEMRRDVHRDMQRYRRRILGGDATQRERRASSGSSGSCDSREGDSMETDEGVLLRRQKQINYGKNTLAYDRYVKEVPKHLRQAGVHPKTPNKFRKYSRRSWDQQIKLWKVKLHAWDPPTEEGGDKSLHNINELGLDDVMDIELDFPSLSDSQDAPAPLSTHSLSLEDEDCMGTPVKVQRTDSTAEPGI